The Waddliaceae bacterium sequence AAAGATGACAAAGAGGAATCTCCTGATGGCTGGCTTGCGGCACTTTCGGACTCTTGGAAAAAAGATCACGGTGATATCAACGCCGAAGAAGACGCCATACCATTCCAATGGGATGTTGTTATAGAAAAGCTCGGAGAGCTTAAAGCTAAAGAACGCTTCGCTGCGTTCTTTGACTCTTGGACAAAAGATAACGAAGAAATTAATGCTAAAGGAAAGATTGTAGAGCTCTTTGACTCTTGGACCAAAGATGACAAAGAGGAATCTCCTGATGGCTGGCTTGCGGCACTTTCGGACTCTTGGAAAAAAGATCACGGTGATATCAACGCCGAAGAAAACACCATACCATTCCAATGGGACACTGTTGTAGAAAAATTCGAAGAGCTTAAAGCCAAAGAACGCTTCGCGACACTATTAGATTACTTAGTAAGAAAATATGAAGATATCAATGCTAAAGAAAAGATCGCATCGCTCTTTGACTCTTGGACAAAAGATGACAAAGAAGAATCTCCTGACGGTTGGCTTGCGGCACTAGCGGACTCTTGGAAAAAAGATCATGGAGATATTAACGCCGAAGAAGATGCCATACCACTCCAATGGGATGTTGTTGTAGAAAAACTCGAAGCGCTTAAGGCCAAAGAATGCTTCGCTACACTATTAGATTCCGTGGCAAGAAAGTATGAAGATATCAATGCTAAAGGACGACTCGTCGCGCTCTTTGACTCTTGGACCAAAGATGACAAAGAGGAATCTCCTGACGGCTGGCTTGCGGCACTCTCGGACTCTTGGAAAAAAGATCATGGTGATATCAACGCCGAAGAATACACCATGCCATTCCAATGGGATGCGGTTGTAGAAAAACTCGAAGCGCTTAAGGCCAAAGAACGCTTCGCTACACTATTAGATTCCGTGGCAAAAAAGTATGAAGATCTCAATGCTAAAGAAAAGATCGCATCACTCTTTGACTCTTGGACAAAAGATGACAAAGAAGTATCTCCTGACGGCTGGCTTGCAGCGCTATCGGACTCTTGGAAAAAAGATCACGGTGATATCAACGCCGAAGAATACACCATGCCATTCCAATGGGATGCGGTTGTAGAAAAGTTTGGAGAGCTTAAAGCCAAAGAACGCTTCGCAACACTATTAGATTCCTTGGCAAAAAAGTATGAAGATCTCAATGCTAAAGAAAAGATCGCATCGCTCTTTGAATCTTGGACAAAAGATGACAAAGAGGAATCTCCTGATGGCTGGCTTGCGGCACTTTCGGACTCTTGGAAAAAAGATCACGGTGATATCAACGCCGAAGAAGAAATTGCGCCAATACAAAGGGATGCTTTTATAACAAAGTTTGAAGAATTCAACTCTAAAGAAAAGCTCGAAGAATTTAAAGCCAAAGAGCTCTTCGCGACACTATTAGATTCCTGGGCGAAAAAATATAAAGAATTTAATGTTAAAGAAAAACTCGTGGCATTCTTAGAATCCTGGAAAAAGGATGGTAAAGAAAAAGATGCTGAAGATGAACTCGTAGATGCTCAAATAAAAACGAAGCCACTTTCAGCAGTCGACGCTTCAGAAAAACACGAAGATGAAGAGACCGATCTCTATGAGCCTGTTTTTTATGAGAGCAAACCCGTAAATATAAATATCGACAAAACAATATCAGATATCGAAGCTTTCAATGCTTATGATGATTTTGAAGAAGTACTCATATCGTCATCTTGGACGAGGGTGCGGAAGAAGGTAGCGAAAAGGAATCCTGTTTTATACCACTCTTGGATTTTTGAAAAAAATAAGAAAGAAATGGCATGGTTCAAAGAGGGGTAACAGATGATTGAACCTACAAGAGCTAAGCTTCCTAAAAAGTTCGGATTTAGGATTAGGATTTTTCACCACAGAGAACACAGAGAACACAGAGAGAAATGGGGCGGGCTAGGGGTTTCACCCCTAGAACCCCGAGGATTTTCTTTTGGGGTTTTGGGGGAGCATCCCCCAGCCAGAGCGTTTTCTTTCTCTGTGTCCTCCGTGCCTCTGTGGTAGAAAATCCTATTTCGAAATTCTTCTATCCGCTATTTATGATCTCTATGGTAGAATCAACTGTTACTCCAAAATGGCATGTTTTGAACCGTGCCAAAAAAATGTATGATATGGAGCGTAGCGGAATCGAACCGCTGACCTCAACAATGCCATTGTTGCGCTCTACCAATTGAGCTAACGCCCCATAAAAGCGATAGGAAAATGATATCGTGTACTATGCTTTTATCGCAAGAGGATTCTGCCGGTACGACATATCGTAAATCATAGGTTTTAGGTTGACACAATAGGGTGATATATCAAAGAATCTTGTATAGACAAATAATATGGAGTGAATAAACATGGCATTTTTTGCTGATATACAACAAAAACCAGCCGATCCTATATTCGCCCTTACAAAGGAATTCATCGACGATGGTCGCCATGGCAAGGTAAACCTTGGCATCGGAATATATTGCGACGAAGAGCAGAATCTATACGAATTTCCTAGCATAGCGACGGCAGAGCAGCGTATCGCATACGAAAGGACATATCTTCCTCTCGATGGTAATAAAGACTTTATAACGCTTTCACAGAAGCTCGTCTTCGGAGAGAAAACGGTAGCGCTGGCAGAAGGACGTATATCTTCGGCGCAAGCACTAGGAGGGACAGGAGCATTGCGCGTCGGTGGAGAATTTCTCGCTCAACATGTCGGCAAAAAAGCCTTTATCCCTGATAAAACATGGATAAATCATCGCGCCGTCTTCACGCGCTGTGGCATGGACGTCCAAACATATCCATATTGGGATGCTGAAAGTCGAGATTTAGATTTTTCAGGACTTTGTTCTTCCATTACAGCTATGGAAGAAGGAAGCATCGTCATTTTACATGCGTGCTGCCACAACCCCACCGGCACAGACCCTTCGAAAGAAGAATGGAAAGAGCTATCGGCATTGATGAAAAAACATAAGATCATACCGTTCTTCGACTTCGCATACCAGGGTTTTGGAGAAGGAATAGAAGAAGACGCCTGGGCAGTAAGGCATTTCGTCGAAGAAGGCCACGAAATGCTTGTCGCAAGTTCCAACTCCAAAAACTTCGGTCTTTATGGCGAGCGCGTCGGCATGCTTTCGGTGGTATGCCACAATAAAACTATAGCGGAAAACGTCGGAACTAACATCAAAAAGATAATACGCCCAAGCTATTCCAACCCGCCACGGCATGGCGCAGCGCTCGTTGCAGAAGTCCTTGGCGATGACACACTAAAGACACAATGGGAAAAAGAGCTTTCAGAGATACGACACCGCATAAAAGCTATGAGAGAAGCGCTGATCAAAGGCCTCGAAGACAAGAAAGCTGATATCGACATCGATTTCATGAAGAATCAGAAGGGAATGTTCTCTTTCGGGTTTTTAAACGAAAAAAGCGCAGGACCGCTAAAAGAAAAACATGGCATATACTTCCCCGATAACGGTAGAATTAACGTCGCTGGGCTTACGGAGAATAACATGGAATATGTCGTAGAGGCTATCTTGGAGGCACTATAAGGATGAAAAAAATAAAACATCTTCCTTATATTATCATGACCTCTGTCATCGTAGTGGCATTAAGTATTCCCGTCGGCTCATCGGAAAGGTTCCGAGGTGGCATCGTCAGCATGACTAGGCCTTTATGGGAAGGCGTACAGGCCGTCACACATGCTATTGCCAAGCCCTTTTCGTCTATATCGTTTTCTGCTAAGTCGAAAGTTGTAGTTCTAAATGCTGAAAAAGAAAAGCTGACGCTAGAAAATCTACATCTTCATGACGATCTAAACGTTATGAGAGACATCCTCGCCGACGAACAACGCTTAATATATCATCCCGATAGCGTAAAAGATC is a genomic window containing:
- a CDS encoding aspartate/tyrosine/aromatic aminotransferase, which gives rise to MAFFADIQQKPADPIFALTKEFIDDGRHGKVNLGIGIYCDEEQNLYEFPSIATAEQRIAYERTYLPLDGNKDFITLSQKLVFGEKTVALAEGRISSAQALGGTGALRVGGEFLAQHVGKKAFIPDKTWINHRAVFTRCGMDVQTYPYWDAESRDLDFSGLCSSITAMEEGSIVILHACCHNPTGTDPSKEEWKELSALMKKHKIIPFFDFAYQGFGEGIEEDAWAVRHFVEEGHEMLVASSNSKNFGLYGERVGMLSVVCHNKTIAENVGTNIKKIIRPSYSNPPRHGAALVAEVLGDDTLKTQWEKELSEIRHRIKAMREALIKGLEDKKADIDIDFMKNQKGMFSFGFLNEKSAGPLKEKHGIYFPDNGRINVAGLTENNMEYVVEAILEAL